Sequence from the Camelus dromedarius isolate mCamDro1 chromosome 12, mCamDro1.pat, whole genome shotgun sequence genome:
CCAGGAGTGAAGTAGAATTCTGGGCTTAGGTTTTATACACATTCCCCAAGAGCAGTTCTGTTGgagtccccctccccccaacttgAGTGGGAAGGAGCACCCACACAGCAGTATATTCTGTGAGCACCCCGACCCTCAGGGGTCCCTACTTCCCCAAACTCTTCACTTTCATGACTCttcagatttctgttttcttagatTTAAGGGGCAGAGGTGAATGGTGGGAAAGGTCTTGAAACCAGCTAGTTCATTTTTAAGCAATTCCTTCGGGGATATCTAGTGTCTTTAGCATATAGAATATACCTCACTTATTGTCCTCAATTTAGCACATTTAAACTACATTTGGAGCCAACTGTAAAAATCAATTTCAGAATCATGTTAGAGTTTAAAACATGTTCATTGAGAAATATCTATCctgtctctgtcttttcttcctaAGGTATTCCCTGAGGCTCTGCTCTGCTGACACAGTTCCTTGTTAAGTAGTCTTTCTCTGCCCTTCGTTCCTCTTCAGCCTAGAGGGCGTGCCCTCCTCCCTGCGGTGGCCACAGTTGAGTGGGACCATATTGAGCTTTCTTGTGGGGATATGAAGACCTTGTGTTCCTTTCTCCAGGTCGGCAGAAATATGCATCAAGGAAACCAAACCACCGTCTCTGAATTCCTCCTCCGGGGACTCTCCAACTGGGCTGAGCAGCAGAAGCTCCTCTTGGTGCTTTTCCTGGGTATGTACCTGGTCACCGTGGGTGGAAATGGGCTCATCATTCTGGCCGTTGGCTTGGATTCTTACcttcacacccccatgtacttcttccttgcCAATCTATCCTTTCCTTCATGGCCTATGACCATTTTGTGGCTATCTGCCACCCCCTGAGCTACACAACCATCATGGAACCCAGGCTCTGCATTTTGCTCACAGTCATCCCGTGGGTCCTCAGTAATGCTGTTGCCCTAACACACACTCTCCTGCTCCTTCCATTGCTCTTCTGTGACAGCAATGCTCTCCCACACTTCTTCTGTGACTTGGCCCCTCTGCTCAGGCTGTCCTGCTCAGACACAGTCGTCAATGAGCTTGTGTTGCTTGTCGTGGGCTTATCAGTCAtcaccttccccttctccctcatcCTCTTCTCCTACGTCCGCATCGTCAGGGCTGTCCTGAGACTCGCATGCACAGAGGGGAAGTGGaaagccttctccacctgtgGCTCTCACCTGGCAGTTGTCTTACTCTTCTATGGGACCATGGTGGGGGTTTACTTCTGTCCCTCGTCCACTCATCCTAATGACAGAGATCAGATTAGTGCAGTGCTGTTCACTGTGGTGGCACCCATGATGAACCCCTTCATCTACAGCCTGAGGAACAAGGACATGAAAGGTGCTCTGAGAAAACTCATCAGTAGGAAAAGGGTTCTTCCTTTGATGCCCTGGGCAACTGAATTCCTTTTATCCCTATTACAACATGGATAATTCTGCCCAGAACTTGAGGCGTACTTGTGATGGTTAAGTTTTTAATGAACTTTCAGATATCTGCCTCTTAATTCAACCTCTGAGGGGTTGGCGCTTTTCCACATAGCTCTGATCTTAGAAGCAAGACCCCAAATGCCCATGGTAAGTCACAAGAATAATATATATCTTGATTATAATCTATGTTACTATTAACTTTTGTGCAAAGTGTTTATACCTTAGATGATAACAAGCGTATGTGACACCTACAGTCTAGCTTCTGCATCTTTGAGGACATTTATTACTAATTCCTTGAATCTAAATTTCTCTAGGTCAGATCTTCTCAAAGTTTGTTTTATCAAAACTGCTATTCAGTGAGATGTTGAAtagttataaaaatgaagagtttCACGTTCAAATAATTTGGGGCATTTCTGAGCTAAGGGAAGCAAAATGTCTTAATAGAAAACTTCtgagacactatgaactcatcaacaaaacagaaacagacttgcagacatagtaaacaatcttgtggttaccagagaaagggggtgggaagggataaatttgggagtttgagatttacaaatgttagccactatatataaaaatagactttttaaaaaaaattttctgctgtatagcacagggaactatgtccaataccttataataaccttcaatgaaaaagaatatgaaaattaatatgtgtatgtatacgcatgactgagacattgtgttgcacaccaggaattgacacattaTAGCTGATGGTACCTCagtcagaaaataaatacataaataaaaagaaaacttctggGAGCTTTTAGGATAAATCTCCAGGAAGGTAACATGTGTGCAACATTTCTCAAAACTAAACTTACTCAATCATACAGAACCTGATCCACTACAGAGTGGTACATGGGACTTGGGTTGTACAAAACACATTTTGGGAAGTGCATTTCGATGGAAAACCAAAGAGCATGTGTATAGAAAACAAGAGTTCTAAGTTCTGACTGTGTCCCCAAGAAGCTATGAGACTTCAGGCACGTCAGGGCACCTTCTAGAACCtcatttctcatctataaaatgaggtcattggtCCCAGTTGTTTCCAGCTGAAGGTGTACAACAGAATTACCTGGAGgaaattttttccaaattcacACCATCAGATCCTGTAATGCCTGCAATGCCTTCACGGCTTGACCAGCTGCAGTTGTCCTGGGTTCAGATTGGAAATTAAATTCACAAGATACACCAAGAATCAAGCTGTAAGAAAGGATACAGGAAAGTCACACAGCACACACACTGACAGCATGGTAGGGACACGGTTCCCAGGCACACCTTCTAAATACCCCAGTTACTCCATACTTGGGATGTGCGTGATCATGAGAGAGAACACTGGGCTGGACCATCGTGAGAGAGAAGAGCCAAAGTTCACTTTATTTGCCTTGCTTATCACGTAGCCCCTTAGAGGTGTGTGACTAGTACCCACCTGCTGGTCAGCTGCATCTCAGCAAACACGGGTTACCCATCAGTTACAGAGCCCTCCATTATCAAATTTAACAAACAGACGCAAGTGTTCATGTCACGTCAAAGCCATTTCAGCAGGACTGTCATGTATCTTGGGTCCAGTATATACCTATACAGTTCTTGAATTCGTTGCAAGGGAGATTTTATGGAATGTCAAACTCAGAATTCTCCGTGACTCCGAGAAAAGGCTACAAATCAGGTTTGGCTGCTTTCCTTCCAAACCCCACCTTGGATCTACTAACCTAGACTCCAGTGATGGAATTGGACATTTGTGTTCTGAAAATGCAAAATCCATTTGGGGACCCTGATGTGCTAAAGAATCCTTGAACCACATGAGCTCTGCGTTTCCTCCAGTTCCGGAATTTTGTGAATTTAGATGCCTACTAGCTGATGGGGACATACTTCAGACATCCATCTTAAAAATACCCTTGAGCTACCCAGAAGAATGTGGATTTTTACCCTGTCCAAATCCTCTTTTAAATTACTTCGGGCACTGGAGCAAACTATTGCtagttattgaatatatttccccctAACAATTGCACTGAGGTGCAGAGAAAATATTCATTCTAAATCCTGGCTTTTCTGCAAATTGTGGTCCATCTATGTGGTCTAAGGGAAATTATTTAAGCATTGAAACTCCtcttcttcatctgtagaattgGAATAATAATCCCAACATCCTAAAGCCATTTGTGGTTAAATGGACGTGTACAGTTGACAACTCCCATGATGCCTAgaatatttgtttccttttcttcaactGTTCCCTGGATTCCAACTCCAATCTACCTGCCCCACCTAATTTGGTTTATTCGTCCCCAGTCTAAACTGACTTCTGTTCTTCCCTAAACTTACAATAATCCAACCTCTttaggaagaaatagataatcagCCCCTTGCCTTTCTCTATGGTATCTCTTAAACTTTTatgcttatttgagatttttccatTACTCATGTAAAATCCACCTGCTTTTATATGGGCTACCAAACTAGCCTCTTAATAGTCCTGCCCTCTTCAAGCACCTCAAAATCCACCCTGTTCCACTCCCGGCTCCAACATGAAACGTCACAGACCTCTGCTTCCATTATTCCACGTGGAGTAGTAGAGAGTCTTAGATGTGTAATCAAGAGACTTGGACTCCGGTCCAACTCTGCCACTAATGCACCGTGTGACAAGCCACGTTACTAACCTCAGCTTCTCTTTCTGAAATATAGCAAGTGCTCTAATATGAACAAAGACGGCTTTGTAGCAGCAAGTATCACTAAAGCCCATTTACGTAAAACAGAATATGCAGAGAGAGACGCCTGGGAGGAGAGTCAACAGAACGTCAGCAGTGGTTGTGGAAGATCATATTTTCCAAGATTTTCCACCCCACGTGCTCTTGAAGGACTTAGCCGCTTCTTCATCAGGAGATGGAATGTGTCTCTCCCCTTGAGCCTGAAGGCTGTGGGGGCTGCTTTGACTAGCAGAGCATCCCCCAGGGGCTGTTGCACGAGTTCCAAGGCTCTCAGAAAAGCCAGCACCGCTTCCACCTCTGGGGCCCTGGGTTAGAATGCACAAAGGCCCAGCACTCTGAGGCCGCTGTGCTGGAGAGACCACACAGAGCAGAGGGAGATGCTCAAGGAGCCCCAGGGGCTCCAGCCAGCAGGTCTCAGAGCACCCCCGCCCACCAGTCACTCAGCACGTGCGGGAAATCCCTCTGACCCCAGCCAAGGCCCTGACTGTGAGCACAGGAGTGACAGCCACCCAGCCAAGCGCAGTCGACTCCCAGGACTGTGAGAGGTGACGACAAAATGACTTATTGTATCAAGTTCCTTACATTTGGGGTTTGTTAATCATCAATATATAACCAAAACGGGGGTTGTGTTTCACGGCATAGAGTGATTTATATTATACCTGATATTGCTTTAACATTTTATAGTGACCGTCATTTTAGGAcgtaaaaatgacttttttaaggaaaataaactgCCTTGCCTATTAAACCATCTTGATTAACATGGTACCAAAATATTCTCAGTTGCATAAACATCTGTAAGGCAGAGCTGTaactttctgtctttattctGGTTTCATCTAGCCCACGTTTGATAGAATAAGAACCGTGATGGATAGACCCAGGTCATTTGGTTTGCGTTGGTCACCATCCCCGTGGCCTTgtcctggacctcagtttcctgccTTATAGGCTGCACAGGAGGCTGCATCCATTCGAAGGCACCGCTCCACCTGCAGTGAGTAATGGGGAAGCTGAGTTGGCTAGGAATAGATGTCTGTGCAagttggagaaatgtctgtgcaAGCTGAGAAAATGAATTAAGATTAAGGTAAGACACAAAAGCCAACTgattaagaaaacagagaatCACAAACTTTTatgaaattcttaacaatttttcATACAAGAAAGGCATAAATCTGTACCTATATGCTTATATGTCCCTAAATCATTGTCATTTCAACAAACATCTGTTATAAACCTTCTATTTACCAGGCTGAGTCTGGTCCTGGGACGAAAAGGATGAATAATTCACTCACAGTCTATGCCCTTAATACACTCACAAACTAAAGAgagaaactgacaaaaaaaattaagtgatttttaagaCTCGATAAGCAAAGACAATATTTAGTCAATAATTCATGTCACTTGGTTTAGAAAGCATAAAGATTTTGTGCAAAGCACAGTCAACCGAATTTTATGCCATAGTTGAGAAAAGTCAACCTGTAGGTTTCTGAATAAATTAACAGAAACCCCTGCCATCTAACTGCAGGTtgcataaatgaaaaagaaatgtttaggAAAAAATGCATACATTGAGTGGGAATGATTTGTAAAACCTAATGTATAAAGTATcagcaaatattcatttatttattcactaaaCAAATCTTTTTTGAGTACCTAGTGAGAGTCAAAAGTAAATAAGACAGCACCATTGGTTTTGGGGTCTTACTTCATAGTACATGAGACAGGCaatgaacacataaataaatagatgttgGCTATAATATGAGTAACAAGAAGGTGTATGATAAAGAGTGAAGTAGGGTGAGGGGACAGCCGATGACACAGGGTGGAGTAGCTGTTTTAGGCAGGGAGGTTCAGGAGCTGGGGAAGGCTTATCTTAGGAATTTGAGCTGAGAACTGAATAGAATAAGGGGGTAAGCCATGAGAAGATCTGGGGGACacattccaagaaaaaaaaaaagaacaggaataAAGATCCTGTTGCGAGAACATGTCGAGCATCGTCAGGGAATAGTAA
This genomic interval carries:
- the LOC116155474 gene encoding LOW QUALITY PROTEIN: olfactory receptor 1S1 (The sequence of the model RefSeq protein was modified relative to this genomic sequence to represent the inferred CDS: inserted 1 base in 1 codon), encoding MKTLCSFLQVGRNMHQGNQTTVSEFLLRGLSNWAEQQKLLLVLFLGMYLVTVGGNGLIILAVGLDSYLHTPMYFFLANLSFPXMAYDHFVAICHPLSYTTIMEPRLCILLTVIPWVLSNAVALTHTLLLLPLLFCDSNALPHFFCDLAPLLRLSCSDTVVNELVLLVVGLSVITFPFSLILFSYVRIVRAVLRLACTEGKWKAFSTCGSHLAVVLLFYGTMVGVYFCPSSTHPNDRDQISAVLFTVVAPMMNPFIYSLRNKDMKGALRKLISRKRVLPLMPWATEFLLSLLQHG